A genomic region of Xiphophorus couchianus chromosome 18, X_couchianus-1.0, whole genome shotgun sequence contains the following coding sequences:
- the LOC114161614 gene encoding von Willebrand factor A domain-containing protein 5A-like: MSNLCCLLTAEKDSVPLKSIDVLLEVKDHVATLVSTLNFENKEDKPLETVFVFPLPGDAAVCHFSAQIGETHIVAEVMDRQQARQVYDDAVSSGQKVFELEESDESPDIFSLTVGNLPPGESASIRLEYVTELAVQADDGLRFCLPVVLNPRYQPQGSEGPSVQVTSVPASLVPYSLSFFARVSSPRPISKIESSCPLEPLQYLNADQTQATVKLATGHKFDRDIELLIYYKDTHRPSAVVEAGQASAKPGTLMGDPVVMVSLYPEFPESVMSNFNSCGEFVFLLDRSGSMDFPTYCGSRQSRIASAKDTLMLLLKSLPMGCYFNIYGFGDHYEHVFPKSAKYNQKNLKRALKRVEEMDANLGGSEILEPLRQIYRQPCIPKHPRQLFIFTDGEVNYTKAVLDEVKEYSEFHRCFSFGIGEGASSELINGMAREGGGHAQFIIGKERMQPKVMQSLRFALQPLVTDISLSWDLPEGVSATALSPPLTALFQGQRSLIFAQLNGECSEAADGCLTVRFTTAGHPCQNQLHFSLQPACDLDFDLKEDMPFTCSTIHRLAARTLIRSLEQEQREHGKLAEEIEKVVDLSVQSGVSSIFTAFIAVDKSNGEPVRGPLIYRENPTYMPLLRGGLIGLMFDDLWADKNIFRRICSSIRKRTSASKFGKAWKNNLLSASSFKKSQSESIENTGDCGPTKPAREPLLELVSLQDASGCWLLDPCLAAALGKSTEELVKTRPSSAKRKVWGTILALIWLHGYQKDVKVEWELLAMKAASWLRAEKAVCVTVCVEAGNVLLGCNVTTDALGL, translated from the exons ATGTCCAATCTATGTTGTCTGCTGACCGCTGAAAAAGATTCAG TTCCTCTGAAGAGCATTGATGTTCTGCTGGAGGTGAAGGACCACGTGGCCACTCTGGTCTCCACTCTGAACTTCGAGAATAAAGAGGACAAACCTCTGGAGACAGTTTTTGTCTTCCCTCTGCCTGGAGATGCTGCTGTGTGTCATTTCAGTGCTCAGATTGGAGAAACACACATTGTAGCTGAGGTGATGGACAGACAGCAG GCTCGGCAGGTGTATGACGACGCTGTGAGCTCTGGTCAGAAGGTATTCGAATTGGAGGAGAGTGATGAGAGTCCAGATATCTTCTCTCTGACTGTGGGCAATCTGCCTCCAGGAGAGAGCGCCTCCATCAGGCTGGAGTACGTCACTGAGCTGGCTGTGCAGGCTGATGATGGGCTGAGGTTCTGTCTGCCTGTTGTTCTCAACCCTCGATACCAACCTCAGG GTAGTGAAGGTCCCAGTGTCCAGGTGACCTCTGTTCCAGCCTCTCTGGTGCCCTACAGTCTGTCCTTTTTTGCCAGAGTGTCCTCTCCTCGTCCAATCTCTAAAATAGAGTCCAGTTGTCCTCTGGAGCCCCTTCAGTATCTCAACGCTGATCAAACTCAGGCCACG GTGAAGTTGGCTACAGGACACAAGTTTGACAGAGACATTGAGCTACTGATTTATTACAAAGATACCCACCGGCCCTCTGCTGTGGTGGAGGCAGGACAGGCCTCTGCCAAACCTG GCACTCTGATGGGTGATCCAGTGGTAATGGTGAGCTTGTATCCTGAATTTCCTGAATCTGTGATGTCTAATTTTAACTCCTGTGGAGAGTTTGTGTTCTTACTGGATCGATCGGGGAGCATGGATTTCCCGACATATTGTGGAAGTCGTCAGAGTCGCATAGCCAGTGCCAAG GACACTCTGATGCTCCTGTTGAAGAGTTTACCCATGGGCTGCTATTTcaatatttatggttttggagATCATTACGAACACGTTTTCCC TAAAAGCGCAAAGTACAATCAGAAGAACCTTAAACGAGCTCTGAAAAGGGTTGAGGAGATGGACGCTAATCTGGGAGGATCGGAGATCCTGGAGCCTCTGCGACAAATTTACAGACAGCCTTGTATTCCTAAACATCCCAGACAA cTCTTCATCTTCACTGATGGTGAGGTGAATTACACAAAAGCTGTTCTGGATGAGGTGAAGGAATACTCTGAATTTCACAG GTGTTTCTCTTTTGGGATTGGAGAAGGTGCCAGTTCTGAACTTATCAATGGGATGGCCAGAGAGGGAGGCGGACACGCTCAGTTTATTATAGGGAAAGAAAGGATGCAACCAAAA GTGATGCAGTCCCTGAGATTCGCCTTGCAGCCGCTCGTCACTGACATTTCATTGTCGTGGGATTTACCCGAGGGTGTGTCTGCCACCGCTCTGTCTCCACCACTTACAGCACTTTtccagggtcagaggtcactgatTTTTGCTCAACTCAACGGAGAG TGTtctgaagcagctgatgggtgtTTGACAGTGAGGTTTACCACAGCGGGTCATCCATGTCAGAACCAGCTGCACTTCTCTCTACAGCCTGCATGTGATCTAGACTTTGACCTGAAAGAAGATATGCCATTCACTTG CTCCACAATCCACAGGCTGGCTGCTCGGACTCTCATCCGCTCCCTGGAGCAGGAGCAAAGGGAGCACGGGAAGCTGGCTGAAGAAATAGAGAAGGTGGTGGACCTCAGTGTCCAGTCTGGAGTCAGCAGCATCTTCACCGCCTTCATTGCCGTCGACAAAAGCAATGGGGAACCTGTTCGAGGTCCGCTGATCTACAGGGAGAATCCTACATACA TGCCGTTGCTTCGTGGCGGTTTGATTGGTCTGATGTTTGATGATTTATGGGCCGATAAAAACA ttttcaGACGCATTTGCTCGTCtatcagaaaaagaacatcagCTAGTAAGTTTG GAAAAGCTTGGAAAAACAATCTACTTTCAG CTTCCAGCTTCAAGAAGAGCCAAAGTGAATCTATTGAAAATACAG GAGACTGTGGGCCCACAAAGCCAGCAAGAGAACCACTGCTGGAGCTCGTTTCGCTGCAGGATGCCTCTGGCTGCTGGCTGCTTGATCCATGTTTGGCTGCTGCTCTTGGAAAAAGCACAGAGGAGTTGGTAAAAACAAGGCCTTCATCG GCCAAAAGGAAAGTGTGGGGCACCATTTTGGCTCTAATTTGGCTTCATGGATATCAAAAGGATGTGAAGGTTGAATGGGAACTTCTTGCTATGAAGGCTGCATCGTGGCTCAGAGCTGAGAAAG cTGTTTGCGTGACAGTGTGTGTGGAAGCTGGGAATGTCCTGTTGGGTTGTAATGTGACGACTGATGCTCTGGGACTCTGA